One stretch of Methylococcus capsulatus DNA includes these proteins:
- the dapA gene encoding 4-hydroxy-tetrahydrodipicolinate synthase, whose amino-acid sequence MIQGSIVALATPMEPDGRLDVPSLRRLVEFHIEQGTDAIVAVGTTGESATLDEEEHTEVIRLVVEQVAGRIPVIAGTGANATTEAISLTAKAKAIGADACLLVTPYYNKPTQEGLYRHYRAVAEAVEIPQILYNVPGRTGCDMLPATVGRLAQVPGIVGIKEATGKLERLAEIRALCPEGFALYSGDDATACDFCLSGGNGVISVTANVAPRLMHDMCWAAIAGDRATAEAINRRLEALHHDLFIESNPIPVKWALHEMGLIQEGIRLPLTWLAESCREAVRRAMRQAGVV is encoded by the coding sequence ATGATTCAAGGCAGTATCGTTGCCCTGGCAACGCCCATGGAACCCGACGGGAGGCTGGATGTCCCGAGCTTGAGGCGGCTGGTCGAGTTCCACATCGAACAGGGAACGGATGCCATCGTGGCGGTGGGGACGACCGGTGAATCGGCGACGCTGGACGAAGAAGAACACACTGAAGTCATCCGTCTGGTGGTGGAGCAGGTCGCCGGCAGAATTCCGGTCATCGCCGGTACCGGAGCGAACGCGACCACCGAAGCGATCAGTCTGACCGCCAAGGCCAAAGCCATCGGCGCAGACGCCTGTCTTCTCGTCACGCCGTATTACAACAAGCCCACCCAGGAAGGTCTCTACCGCCATTACCGGGCGGTCGCCGAGGCGGTGGAGATCCCGCAAATCCTTTACAACGTACCCGGCCGTACCGGTTGCGACATGCTGCCGGCCACAGTGGGGCGGCTGGCGCAGGTTCCCGGCATCGTCGGAATCAAGGAAGCGACGGGCAAGCTCGAGCGGCTGGCCGAAATCCGGGCTCTGTGCCCCGAGGGGTTCGCTCTGTATTCCGGCGACGATGCAACGGCGTGCGACTTCTGTCTGTCGGGTGGCAACGGCGTGATTTCGGTCACGGCCAATGTGGCGCCGCGGCTCATGCACGACATGTGCTGGGCGGCCATCGCCGGTGACCGGGCGACGGCCGAGGCGATCAACCGCCGGCTCGAAGCCCTGCACCACGATCTGTTCATCGAGTCCAATCCCATACCTGTGAAATGGGCGTTGCACGAAATGGGACTGATCCAGGAGGGTATCCGTCTGCCGCTGACCTGGTTGGCCGAGTCCTGCCGTGAGGCGGTGCGCCGGGCCATGCGCCAGGCCGGCGTGGTCTGA
- the bamC gene encoding outer membrane protein assembly factor BamC — MGKALRWAALGGAIGLLGGCTYIASLFPDKQKQYRYHSEIPPLEIPPDLSSSTIEGAATAAAQAEALRPKEEPTPGVKAEAEPVEPDPKTTLAQSLSDVPLIEVDAPFEDAWRSVNRALGRAKLEVVGEDQAKGIFEVYYNGTGQRAPEDVGLFSALFGGASDSTASAFRVHVEQKGKITQVFVTDGRDDPQQSGLGLELLKTIHAQFQQSASASPASGGKGDAGTAEESPKPAE; from the coding sequence ATGGGCAAGGCACTCAGATGGGCGGCTCTCGGCGGGGCGATCGGGCTGCTGGGCGGCTGCACCTATATCGCCAGTCTGTTTCCGGACAAGCAGAAGCAGTACCGCTATCATTCGGAAATACCGCCGCTGGAAATACCGCCGGATTTGAGTTCGTCGACCATTGAAGGCGCGGCGACTGCTGCGGCCCAGGCGGAAGCCCTCCGGCCGAAGGAGGAACCGACCCCCGGTGTTAAGGCCGAAGCCGAGCCGGTGGAGCCGGATCCAAAGACCACGCTGGCACAGAGCCTGAGCGACGTTCCCCTCATCGAGGTCGATGCGCCGTTCGAGGACGCCTGGCGCTCGGTCAACCGCGCCCTCGGCCGGGCCAAACTCGAGGTGGTCGGCGAGGACCAGGCAAAAGGCATCTTCGAGGTGTATTACAACGGCACCGGCCAGCGCGCGCCGGAAGATGTGGGATTGTTCTCCGCCTTGTTCGGCGGTGCCAGCGACAGCACGGCGTCGGCCTTCCGGGTCCATGTCGAGCAGAAGGGCAAGATCACCCAGGTTTTCGTCACAGATGGACGTGATGACCCGCAACAATCGGGGCTGGGGCTCGAGCTGCTGAAGACCATACACGCTCAGTTCCAGCAATCCGCGAGTGCTTCGCCGGCATCCGGCGGAAAGGGCGATGCCGGTACGGCGGAAGAGTCTCCCAAACCTGCCGAATAA